The following are from one region of the Ignavibacteriota bacterium genome:
- a CDS encoding glycosyltransferase family 9 protein, giving the protein MSEVKKILVIQTAFPGDVILTLPFIQELKKRRNQYLIDVLCIPSTAEIFNASPSVNSTITLDKKGKQKSFFAFHRFIKNLKLNNYDIVYSPHRSFRSALITLSIGAKESYGFDNSSLKFAFKQTVKYDPSSHEVKRNLAFLGDDFSDDDAWKIIPELKSSAENRIKAEEFLKSNSINKFIAIAPGSIWGTKIYPLEYFKTIVDYFIKNKFQIVTFGSEQDRNLCESLRSEQEKNVFIAAGYFSFTESVELLKSASLLICNDSAPTHLGMCAQIPVLTIYCSTVPRFGFYPYNSKSDFISYDKLLCKPCGIHGFSKCPIETFDCAKLLTPDLIIKKAEKLLSDAN; this is encoded by the coding sequence ATGAGTGAAGTAAAAAAAATACTTGTTATTCAAACAGCATTTCCCGGTGATGTTATCCTTACCTTACCATTTATCCAGGAATTGAAGAAGAGACGAAACCAGTATTTAATTGATGTTTTGTGTATCCCATCAACTGCGGAAATATTTAATGCCTCACCTTCTGTTAACTCCACAATTACATTAGATAAAAAAGGAAAACAAAAATCTTTTTTCGCTTTCCACAGATTTATAAAAAATCTGAAATTAAATAATTATGATATCGTTTACTCACCTCACAGATCATTTCGGAGCGCACTTATTACACTGAGTATTGGTGCAAAAGAATCTTACGGATTTGATAACAGCAGTTTGAAATTTGCATTTAAGCAAACAGTAAAATATGATCCATCTTCGCACGAAGTTAAAAGAAATTTAGCTTTCCTCGGTGATGACTTTAGTGATGATGATGCCTGGAAAATTATTCCTGAACTAAAATCTTCTGCTGAAAACAGGATAAAAGCAGAAGAATTCTTAAAATCGAATTCGATAAACAAATTCATTGCTATAGCGCCAGGTTCAATTTGGGGGACAAAAATTTATCCTTTAGAATATTTTAAAACTATTGTGGATTATTTTATAAAGAATAAATTTCAAATCGTAACCTTTGGCAGTGAGCAGGATAGAAATTTATGTGAATCATTGCGGTCTGAACAAGAGAAAAATGTTTTTATTGCTGCTGGTTATTTTTCTTTTACTGAATCAGTTGAACTGTTGAAAAGTGCTTCGCTTCTGATTTGTAATGACAGTGCACCGACTCATTTGGGAATGTGCGCTCAAATTCCTGTGCTAACCATATATTGTTCTACTGTACCGCGGTTCGGTTTTTATCCTTACAACTCAAAAAGTGATTTTATCAGCTATGATAAATTACTTTGCAAACCTTGTGGAATACATGGATTTAGCAAATGTCCGATTGAGACATTCGATTGTGCAAAACTATTAACACCTGATCTTATAATCAAAAAGGCTGAAAAATTATTATCTGATGCAAACTGA
- a CDS encoding threonylcarbamoyl-AMP synthase, with amino-acid sequence MQTDSKNIINIDIEAERALTFATELFQTGRIFIYPTDTIYGIGGNPLNQKVVNRISEIKGRDEQKRFIWLISDIDNLLNYTDFAIESHIEILQKIWPAPLSVILKLNERTSELLNQKTVAVRIPSDKFCLNLLKEISRPLISTSVNRTGENPLYRTDLIIEEFSDKVDAILFHTESPERKSSTIIDLTTNKPKLIREGAIKFVELLQNFT; translated from the coding sequence ATGCAAACTGATAGTAAAAATATAATCAATATAGATATTGAAGCCGAAAGAGCTTTGACGTTTGCAACAGAATTGTTCCAAACAGGAAGGATTTTCATCTACCCAACGGATACAATTTACGGAATTGGTGGTAATCCTTTGAATCAAAAAGTAGTAAACAGAATATCAGAAATCAAAGGAAGAGATGAGCAAAAAAGATTTATCTGGTTGATTTCGGATATAGATAATTTGTTGAACTATACTGATTTTGCAATTGAATCTCACATCGAAATACTTCAGAAAATTTGGCCCGCTCCGTTATCGGTGATTCTGAAATTGAATGAAAGAACGAGTGAACTTTTAAATCAAAAAACTGTTGCTGTAAGGATTCCGTCTGATAAATTTTGTTTAAATCTTCTTAAAGAAATTTCACGACCATTAATTTCAACGAGCGTAAACCGTACCGGTGAAAATCCATTATATCGTACTGATCTGATAATCGAGGAATTTTCTGACAAGGTAGATGCAATTCTGTTTCATACTGAATCACCTGAAAGAAAATCATCAACAATCATCGATCTCACTACAAATAAACCAAAATTAATTAGAGAAGGTGCAATTAAATTTGTAGAATTGTTACAAAACTTCACTTAA
- a CDS encoding M23 family metallopeptidase, with product MSILKYIKNLKSFSVIIVPDNTSSGAKSKKITLSKILLLVVTYSILISILGFYLLNISGAGDYILPNSYTRDSKNNLQIEQLNEKILFLANELQVLKSTNQKLKYALALGDSSLIDSLKIDADTLKKYYQTPHEGNIFGVLLSILHKYFIQQQENKIFFILPSNGYISRAFDPERAHYGIDIVVKDGTPVYASAGGFVVFSGYTNNYGNIIILNHSDGYLSIYKHCSVIIKREREFVKQGELIAQSGNSGLATTGPHLHFEIWHNGKPIDPETILLINN from the coding sequence ATGTCGATATTAAAATATATTAAAAATCTGAAAAGCTTTTCAGTAATAATAGTTCCTGATAATACTTCGAGTGGGGCTAAATCAAAAAAGATAACTCTCTCAAAAATATTATTGCTTGTAGTGACCTATTCAATATTAATATCAATACTGGGATTTTACTTGTTGAATATTTCCGGAGCTGGTGATTATATATTACCAAATAGTTATACACGTGACTCGAAGAATAATTTGCAAATAGAACAATTAAATGAAAAAATCTTGTTCCTGGCGAATGAACTTCAAGTCCTTAAATCTACGAACCAAAAGCTTAAGTATGCTTTAGCATTAGGAGATTCGTCCTTAATTGACTCTTTAAAAATCGATGCGGATACACTTAAAAAATATTATCAAACTCCGCATGAAGGAAATATTTTTGGAGTTCTTTTGAGCATTCTTCATAAATATTTTATACAACAGCAAGAGAATAAAATTTTTTTCATTCTTCCCTCTAATGGATATATTAGCAGAGCATTTGATCCTGAGAGAGCTCATTATGGTATTGATATCGTTGTTAAAGATGGAACTCCGGTTTATGCTTCTGCAGGAGGATTCGTAGTTTTTTCAGGTTATACAAATAATTATGGTAACATAATTATCCTCAATCATTCTGATGGATATCTGAGTATTTACAAACATTGCTCTGTTATAATAAAAAGAGAAAGAGAATTCGTAAAACAAGGTGAACTGATTGCACAGAGTGGAAACAGTGGATTAGCAACTACCGGTCCTCATCTTCACTTTGAAATATGGCATAATGGTAAACCTATTGACCCAGAAACAATTTTACTAATCAATAATTAA
- a CDS encoding polymer-forming cytoskeletal protein: protein MKGKMNGDSEEITIISHGVKVEGKVSSNGSIRLDGTIQGDIVCQGNVTIGESGEVYGKVNGQNITIGGKVEGMINAKEKLMLEAKADLKGDIFTKILVVEAGARFDGKSNMGQGGYSSELSDSSSTNS from the coding sequence ATGAAAGGCAAAATGAACGGTGATTCAGAAGAAATCACAATTATCAGTCACGGTGTAAAAGTCGAAGGCAAAGTTTCAAGTAATGGAAGCATCCGGCTTGATGGAACTATTCAAGGTGATATTGTCTGTCAAGGCAATGTTACAATCGGTGAGTCTGGTGAAGTATATGGAAAAGTTAATGGTCAGAATATCACCATTGGCGGCAAGGTTGAAGGTATGATAAATGCAAAAGAAAAACTTATGCTCGAAGCTAAAGCTGATTTAAAAGGAGATATTTTTACCAAAATACTTGTCGTCGAAGCAGGTGCACGTTTTGATGGTAAAAGTAATATGGGTCAGGGTGGTTATTCATCTGAATTATCTGATTCTTCTTCAACAAATTCTTAG
- a CDS encoding AtpZ/AtpI family protein, with product MKLEPDNLKGTRNLYKTVGPYVGLGLQLAVTVTVMVFIGIWLDGYFDTKPILTIVCAFFGVFAGMYNFIKSVLKAGNDKK from the coding sequence ATGAAACTGGAACCTGATAATCTTAAAGGTACCAGAAATCTATATAAAACCGTCGGACCTTATGTTGGCTTAGGTCTCCAACTGGCTGTTACCGTAACCGTAATGGTTTTCATTGGCATTTGGCTGGACGGATATTTTGATACTAAGCCAATTCTTACAATTGTTTGCGCATTTTTTGGTGTATTTGCAGGGATGTACAATTTCATTAAATCCGTACTGAAAGCCGGAAATGATAAAAAATGA
- the atpB gene encoding F0F1 ATP synthase subunit A yields the protein MDTLRVVTDSLMTSDKAESDWILHHIVDGKEIELPLLGYVHIPQLPPVFGIDITPTKHVIFMWIAAFLVLFTFYFVAKNYKRSLIPGRMANFFEVLIIFVRDEIAELTLGKAYKPFLPFLLTLFFFILFGNFLGLIPFSATFTSNIAATTALAIISFFMIQLGGIKHHGFLGYFKGLVPHGIPMWLLPLMIPVEILGLFTKPFALTIRLFANMIAGHTVILALIGLIFFMGTIFIAPVSVAFAVFIYLLEILVALIQAYIFTMLTSLFIGMAVHQEH from the coding sequence ATAGATACTCTGAGAGTTGTTACAGATAGTTTGATGACTTCTGACAAAGCTGAAAGTGATTGGATTTTACATCACATCGTTGATGGTAAAGAAATCGAACTTCCTTTGCTAGGATATGTTCATATACCTCAACTACCTCCAGTTTTCGGAATTGATATTACACCAACAAAGCATGTTATTTTTATGTGGATAGCAGCATTTTTAGTGTTATTTACATTTTATTTCGTTGCGAAGAATTATAAGAGATCTCTGATTCCCGGAAGAATGGCAAACTTTTTCGAAGTGTTGATCATTTTTGTTCGAGATGAAATTGCAGAACTGACATTGGGCAAAGCTTATAAACCTTTTCTTCCTTTTCTTCTGACTTTATTCTTTTTCATTTTGTTTGGTAATTTTCTTGGATTGATTCCATTCTCGGCAACTTTTACAAGTAATATAGCCGCAACTACGGCGCTTGCAATCATTTCATTTTTTATGATTCAATTGGGAGGGATCAAACACCACGGATTTTTAGGCTACTTCAAAGGATTAGTTCCACATGGTATTCCAATGTGGCTGCTGCCGCTTATGATACCTGTAGAAATTCTTGGATTATTCACGAAACCTTTTGCATTGACGATACGACTTTTCGCAAATATGATAGCAGGTCATACTGTTATCCTTGCTCTTATCGGCTTAATATTTTTTATGGGAACAATTTTTATTGCGCCCGTTTCAGTAGCATTCGCAGTTTTTATTTATCTATTAGAAATTTTAGTTGCGTTAATTCAGGCATATATTTTTACAATGCTTACTTCCTTATTTATAGGAATGGCAGTACATCAGGAACATTAA
- the atpE gene encoding ATP synthase F0 subunit C codes for MDLAWLAAGIGAGLVVIGGGIGIGKLASSAMDASGRQPEAAGAIRTSMIIAAALIEGISFFGLVICILLALKA; via the coding sequence ATGGATTTAGCATGGTTAGCAGCGGGTATTGGCGCCGGATTAGTTGTTATCGGTGGCGGAATTGGAATCGGTAAGCTCGCAAGTTCTGCAATGGATGCAAGCGGCAGACAGCCGGAAGCTGCAGGCGCAATCAGAACTTCAATGATTATTGCTGCTGCTCTTATAGAAGGTATATCATTCTTCGGACTGGTTATTTGTATCCTTCTGGCGCTTAAAGCATAA
- the atpF gene encoding F0F1 ATP synthase subunit B, giving the protein MLAELTFAVIASEGGGGGLLDVSPGLMIWTVLTFIILLLILKKVAWKPILQAIDKRENDIKESLAQAEKARDEARKILEENQANLSKAEEESKKIIEQSRTYAESLKEQIIKDSKEQAKKIVDDASLEIQRKKDTAFEELKNQIAEIAVSAAEKIIRQSLDAQKSKQVIDKYLNDVTKN; this is encoded by the coding sequence ATGTTAGCTGAACTTACATTTGCTGTAATTGCATCTGAAGGCGGAGGAGGCGGTTTACTTGACGTTAGCCCGGGCTTAATGATCTGGACTGTACTGACGTTTATTATTCTGCTTCTGATTTTGAAAAAAGTCGCCTGGAAACCTATTCTGCAAGCGATTGATAAACGCGAAAATGATATCAAAGAATCACTGGCTCAGGCTGAAAAAGCCAGGGATGAAGCAAGAAAAATTCTTGAAGAAAATCAAGCGAACCTTTCAAAAGCGGAAGAGGAATCAAAGAAAATAATTGAGCAAAGCCGTACTTATGCTGAGTCGCTCAAAGAACAAATAATTAAGGACAGTAAAGAACAGGCTAAGAAAATTGTTGATGATGCTTCATTAGAAATTCAAAGAAAGAAAGATACTGCTTTTGAAGAACTAAAAAATCAGATAGCTGAAATTGCTGTCAGCGCAGCTGAAAAAATTATCAGACAATCACTTGACGCTCAAAAAAGTAAGCAGGTAATTGACAAGTATTTAAATGATGTGACGAAAAATTAG
- the atpH gene encoding ATP synthase F1 subunit delta, translated as MADFRILHRYATSLLESSIEKNNLDVVTTDFRLLVETLDQSRELQTMLDSPVVRPELKLNILKEIFKEKISGDSMEFVEFVIAKNRESLLLPISKRFLELRDDHLGIANVFITSATDFSTEQKNVLEAKLEKILDKKVRLNFKTDLNLVGGFIAKVNDTLYDASIKHQLELLKKQFLTGDISLN; from the coding sequence ATGGCAGATTTCAGAATTTTACATAGATATGCAACTTCTTTATTGGAATCTTCAATTGAGAAAAATAATCTTGATGTCGTAACCACAGATTTCCGGCTTCTTGTTGAAACTCTTGATCAAAGCAGAGAGTTACAGACTATGCTTGATAGTCCGGTGGTAAGACCTGAATTAAAACTCAATATTCTCAAAGAAATCTTTAAAGAAAAAATATCCGGAGATTCCATGGAATTCGTTGAATTCGTTATTGCTAAAAATCGTGAAAGTTTGCTGCTTCCAATAAGTAAACGATTTTTAGAATTACGCGACGATCATCTTGGCATTGCTAACGTATTTATAACATCGGCGACTGATTTTTCAACTGAACAAAAAAATGTTCTGGAAGCAAAGCTGGAGAAGATTCTTGATAAAAAAGTCCGGCTGAATTTTAAAACTGATTTGAACCTTGTTGGTGGGTTCATAGCTAAAGTTAATGATACACTCTATGATGCTTCAATAAAGCATCAACTGGAACTACTGAAGAAACAATTTTTAACGGGTGATATATCACTCAACTAA
- a CDS encoding F0F1 ATP synthase subunit alpha, with product MAEVRPDEISAILRKQLSGFESEVDIYDVGTVLQIGDGIARVYGLSKVMATELVEFPNDVIGMVLNLDEDSVGCVLFGESSLVKEGDTVKRTKRVASIPVGKELLGRVVNPLGKPIDGKGAINTDKFLPIERKALGVIQRQGVKEPVQTGIAAIDAMIPIGRGQRELIIGDRQTGKTAVAIDAIINQKYTHTEEAKSLGIKPVYCVYVAIGQKSSTVAQVVAKLQEHGAMEFTTVVVASAWEPAPLQYIAPYSGATLGEYFRDNGMHSLVIYDDLSKQAAAYRELSLLLRRPPGREAYPGDVFYLHSRLLERASKLSDELGGGSLTALPIIETQQGDVSAYIPTNVISITDGQIYLESSLFNSGVRPAINVGISVSRVGGNAQIKAMKKVAGSLKLDLAQYRELEAFAKFGSDLDQATLKTLNKGARLVELLKQGQYAPIPVERQIISIFLGTRGYMDSVPVSDVKRFEKEALEFFEVKHKDIFETLKKDKDISKELEAKINSAAEDFLKVFKKTA from the coding sequence ATGGCTGAAGTTAGACCCGACGAAATATCGGCAATATTAAGGAAACAACTTTCAGGTTTCGAGAGCGAAGTAGATATTTATGATGTTGGTACCGTTCTGCAAATTGGTGATGGGATTGCACGTGTTTATGGTTTGAGCAAAGTTATGGCTACTGAACTCGTTGAATTTCCTAACGATGTAATCGGAATGGTTTTGAACCTTGATGAAGACAGCGTTGGATGTGTTCTTTTTGGTGAAAGTTCGCTGGTTAAAGAAGGTGATACAGTAAAACGAACAAAACGGGTTGCTTCAATTCCAGTTGGTAAAGAACTATTAGGTCGAGTTGTAAATCCTTTGGGTAAACCTATTGATGGAAAAGGTGCAATAAACACTGATAAGTTTTTACCTATTGAGAGAAAAGCACTTGGTGTAATTCAGAGACAAGGTGTGAAGGAACCGGTGCAGACTGGTATTGCAGCAATTGACGCGATGATTCCGATTGGACGAGGACAGAGGGAATTAATTATTGGTGATAGACAAACTGGTAAAACGGCAGTTGCAATAGATGCGATTATTAACCAAAAATATACTCATACTGAAGAAGCCAAGTCGCTCGGTATAAAACCAGTTTATTGTGTTTATGTTGCCATTGGTCAGAAGAGTTCAACAGTTGCCCAGGTTGTTGCTAAATTGCAGGAACACGGCGCAATGGAATTCACAACAGTTGTAGTAGCTTCAGCGTGGGAACCAGCACCGCTTCAGTACATTGCACCATATTCAGGTGCTACACTCGGCGAATATTTTCGTGATAATGGAATGCATTCACTCGTTATTTACGATGATTTATCAAAACAAGCTGCAGCTTACCGTGAACTTTCTCTTTTATTGAGAAGACCTCCGGGAAGAGAAGCTTACCCCGGCGATGTTTTCTATCTTCATTCAAGATTACTTGAGAGAGCTTCCAAACTTAGTGATGAACTTGGTGGCGGCAGTTTAACTGCTTTACCAATTATTGAAACTCAGCAGGGAGACGTTTCAGCTTACATTCCAACAAACGTAATTTCAATTACTGACGGACAAATATATCTTGAATCAAGTTTGTTTAACTCCGGTGTTCGACCTGCTATTAACGTTGGAATATCTGTATCTCGTGTTGGTGGAAATGCCCAGATTAAAGCGATGAAAAAAGTTGCCGGTTCTCTTAAACTTGATCTTGCTCAATACCGCGAGCTGGAAGCATTTGCTAAATTCGGTTCTGACCTTGATCAGGCGACACTAAAGACTTTAAACAAAGGTGCAAGACTTGTTGAATTACTGAAACAAGGTCAGTACGCTCCAATCCCGGTTGAAAGACAGATTATAAGTATCTTTTTAGGGACAAGAGGTTATATGGATTCCGTTCCCGTCTCAGACGTTAAACGATTTGAGAAAGAAGCACTTGAGTTTTTTGAAGTAAAGCATAAAGACATTTTTGAAACTTTGAAGAAAGACAAAGATATTTCAAAAGAGCTCGAAGCAAAAATTAATTCTGCAGCAGAAGACTTCCTTAAAGTTTTTAAGAAGACAGCATAG
- the atpG gene encoding ATP synthase F1 subunit gamma — MATLRDIKNRIVGVKSTQKITKAMKMIATAKLRGAQQRIVGARPYANKIGEMLSRLAADDSLQTNPFFTLRTSKKVCVVIITADRGLCGAFNTNINKEASNLISEELKNDSDISVYTVGKKATEYFGRRNFKLQGKMTGLFGLLEYHSTLQLYNDLIPKYLSGEIDKIVLVYNEFVSMIQQRIVRVQLLPVPFISENNDDKVSSNYIYEPGQLSIFESLIPKHLKVQIWRSLLESNAAELSARMTAMDNATTNAQELIRSLNLTYNKERQASITKEILEIVSGANALKSSS; from the coding sequence ATGGCAACCTTACGTGATATAAAGAATAGGATAGTCGGTGTTAAAAGCACGCAAAAAATCACAAAAGCAATGAAAATGATTGCCACCGCAAAATTACGCGGTGCTCAACAACGAATTGTTGGTGCAAGACCTTATGCGAACAAAATTGGTGAAATGCTTTCCCGCCTTGCTGCCGATGATTCTTTGCAAACTAATCCATTCTTCACTTTAAGAACTTCAAAAAAAGTTTGTGTTGTTATAATAACTGCAGACAGAGGATTATGTGGTGCTTTCAACACTAATATTAACAAAGAAGCATCAAACCTTATCAGCGAAGAATTAAAAAATGATAGTGATATCTCAGTTTATACAGTAGGTAAAAAAGCTACAGAATATTTTGGCAGAAGAAATTTTAAACTGCAGGGTAAAATGACCGGTCTGTTTGGTTTACTTGAATATCACTCAACTCTGCAACTTTATAATGATCTGATCCCTAAATATTTGAGTGGTGAAATTGACAAGATTGTTTTGGTGTATAATGAATTCGTTTCGATGATTCAACAAAGGATAGTTAGAGTGCAACTACTGCCGGTTCCATTCATTTCAGAAAATAATGATGATAAGGTTTCATCAAATTATATATATGAACCCGGTCAGCTTTCAATATTTGAATCGCTAATTCCAAAACACTTAAAAGTTCAAATTTGGAGAAGCCTGCTTGAATCAAATGCTGCGGAGCTGAGTGCGAGGATGACAGCTATGGATAATGCTACCACGAATGCTCAGGAACTAATTCGTTCCTTAAATTTAACCTACAATAAAGAAAGACAGGCTTCAATAACTAAAGAGATACTGGAAATCGTTTCCGGCGCCAATGCACTTAAATCCAGCTCATAG
- the ffh gene encoding signal recognition particle protein: MFEDLSLKIENALKKVRGQGRLNEKNISDTLREIRRILLDADVNYKVAKEFIDKVSEKALGQEVITSITPGQLITKIIFDELVALLGSSQSEIKLNPSGVTTIMVVGLQGSGKTTFCAKLARRLKEHKRKVFLAAADVYRPAAVEQLKQLGEKIDVKVFSLEQPDARKTATEALKFAKENNFDTLIIDTAGRLHVDDQMMEEIADIKKLVNPSEILFVVDSMTGQDAVNSAKAFNETVDFDGIVLTKLDGDARGGAALSIRSVVGKSIKFISNGEKTEALEVFYPDRLASRILGKGDVISLVEKAQQNFDEKEAERLEEKFKKNQFDFDDFLKQIKVIKKMGSLSSLIGMIPGVSAQIKNAQIDDKALVKVEAIISSMTGSERGNPKILNGSRRKRIARGSGTSIQDVNRFLKQFEEMKKMMSRFSGKSSFANLPFGR, translated from the coding sequence ATGTTTGAAGATTTATCATTAAAAATAGAAAACGCTTTAAAAAAAGTTCGAGGTCAGGGACGTTTAAATGAGAAGAATATTTCTGACACACTCAGAGAGATTCGTCGCATATTACTGGATGCCGATGTTAACTACAAAGTAGCCAAAGAGTTTATTGACAAAGTTTCTGAAAAAGCACTCGGTCAGGAAGTTATTACGTCAATAACACCCGGTCAGCTAATTACAAAAATTATTTTTGACGAGCTTGTAGCTTTACTTGGTTCCTCACAATCAGAAATAAAACTCAATCCGTCTGGTGTGACCACAATTATGGTTGTTGGGTTACAAGGTTCAGGAAAGACTACTTTTTGCGCTAAACTTGCACGAAGATTAAAAGAGCATAAAAGAAAAGTTTTTTTAGCCGCCGCTGATGTTTACAGACCTGCAGCAGTCGAACAGTTAAAACAGCTCGGTGAAAAAATTGATGTAAAAGTATTTTCCCTTGAACAGCCAGATGCAAGAAAAACAGCAACGGAAGCACTAAAGTTCGCCAAAGAAAATAACTTTGATACATTAATTATAGATACAGCCGGTCGTTTGCATGTAGATGATCAGATGATGGAAGAAATTGCGGATATAAAAAAATTAGTGAATCCATCAGAAATTCTTTTTGTTGTAGATTCAATGACAGGTCAGGATGCAGTAAATTCAGCCAAAGCATTTAATGAAACGGTCGATTTTGATGGAATAGTGCTTACAAAACTCGATGGCGATGCCCGTGGTGGTGCAGCATTATCAATCAGATCAGTTGTAGGAAAATCAATAAAATTCATAAGTAATGGTGAAAAAACTGAAGCTTTAGAGGTTTTTTACCCCGATCGGTTAGCTTCCAGAATACTTGGGAAAGGCGATGTAATCTCATTAGTAGAAAAAGCTCAACAAAATTTTGACGAAAAAGAAGCTGAACGACTTGAAGAAAAGTTCAAGAAAAATCAATTTGATTTTGATGATTTTCTTAAGCAAATTAAAGTGATTAAGAAAATGGGTTCTCTGTCATCTTTGATTGGAATGATTCCGGGAGTGAGTGCTCAGATTAAAAATGCACAGATTGATGATAAAGCTCTCGTTAAAGTTGAAGCGATTATCAGTTCAATGACTGGTTCAGAGAGAGGGAATCCTAAAATACTGAACGGCAGCAGAAGAAAAAGAATTGCACGAGGCAGTGGAACATCCATACAGGATGTAAATAGATTCCTTAAGCAATTTGAAGAAATGAAAAAGATGATGAGCAGATTTTCAGGTAAGTCATCTTTTGCCAATTTGCCGTTTGGCAGATAG
- the rpsP gene encoding 30S ribosomal protein S16: MAVKLRLRRMGKKKQPIYRLVAADSRSPRNGKFLEAVGFYNPLTNPHTLDFKEERIMYWLNVGAVPTHTVKSLLRQKGITLKKELISKGLDEEKIKSEIEKWQKLKEASSNKKSDKKLSRKAKAKQETQTNAEASEKQAPAEENKTEETTS, encoded by the coding sequence TTGGCTGTTAAGTTAAGATTAAGACGCATGGGTAAAAAGAAGCAACCAATCTATAGGTTGGTTGCTGCAGATTCAAGATCACCCAGAAATGGAAAATTTCTTGAAGCTGTTGGTTTTTACAATCCTTTAACTAATCCGCACACGCTGGATTTTAAAGAAGAAAGAATAATGTACTGGCTGAATGTTGGTGCAGTACCAACTCATACAGTAAAAAGTCTTTTAAGGCAGAAAGGTATTACTCTTAAAAAAGAATTAATATCAAAAGGTCTGGATGAAGAAAAAATTAAATCAGAAATTGAGAAGTGGCAGAAATTGAAAGAAGCCAGTTCAAATAAAAAGAGTGATAAAAAATTATCCAGAAAAGCCAAAGCAAAACAAGAAACCCAGACGAATGCTGAAGCATCTGAAAAGCAAGCTCCGGCAGAAGAAAATAAAACAGAAGAGACAACTAGCTAA
- a CDS encoding KH domain-containing protein produces MKEFVEFIVKFLVDHPESVVVEETLTEENKISFTLRVKQEDIGKVIGKKGKTAIAMRTLLTAVAAKEGKRAILEILD; encoded by the coding sequence ATGAAAGAGTTCGTGGAATTTATCGTGAAGTTCCTTGTGGATCATCCTGAAAGCGTAGTTGTTGAAGAAACACTCACTGAAGAAAATAAAATTAGTTTTACTCTGAGAGTAAAACAGGAAGACATAGGGAAAGTAATCGGGAAAAAAGGGAAAACTGCTATTGCAATGCGAACCCTTCTTACAGCAGTTGCAGCTAAAGAAGGAAAACGTGCAATACTGGAAATATTAGATTAG
- the rimM gene encoding 16S rRNA processing protein RimM, whose product MDYLLIASIEQIYGKDGYLRIKSFSDFPERFTRLRKVYLDFWGDKKTFFIEDVKNVKGSIIVKFEKFDSIRDSQLLLKREIYIDEKDAVSLPKNHFFVHDLIGSDVIAEKECLGVITDVMKGKGNDVLVIKSDDNKEILFPLVLKFIEKFDVAQKKLILNITKDFLQDDQD is encoded by the coding sequence TTGGACTATCTTTTAATCGCAAGTATCGAACAAATTTATGGTAAAGATGGATACCTGCGAATAAAATCTTTTTCAGATTTTCCTGAAAGATTTACTCGCTTGAGAAAAGTTTATTTAGATTTTTGGGGAGATAAGAAAACCTTTTTCATCGAAGATGTTAAGAATGTTAAAGGGAGTATAATTGTAAAGTTTGAAAAATTTGACAGCATAAGAGATTCTCAGCTGCTTTTAAAAAGAGAAATATATATTGATGAAAAAGATGCTGTTAGTTTACCCAAAAATCATTTTTTTGTACACGATTTAATAGGAAGTGATGTTATTGCAGAGAAAGAATGTCTTGGTGTAATCACGGATGTTATGAAAGGAAAAGGAAACGATGTGCTTGTAATTAAAAGTGATGATAATAAAGAAATATTGTTCCCTCTTGTTCTTAAATTTATTGAAAAATTTGATGTTGCACAGAAAAAATTAATTCTGAATATTACTAAAGATTTCTTGCAAGATGATCAGGATTGA